The genomic region CCACTGTCACAGTGTCGATTTCTTCACCCTCCAAGTCTCAGCAAATTTCTtgatacaggcataccttggagttATAGGAGGCTTgcttccagaccactgcaatagagcaagtcacacaaattttttggtttcccagtataTGTAACAGTTATGTTTACATTATACTGTAGTCTGTAATGTGTGCAATAATATTATGTCTAAAATACAATACCTTAAtttactttattgctaaaaaaaaaatggtaaccaTCATCTGAGTGAGTCATTATCTTTCTGCTGTTAGATGTTGATGACTGCCTGGATGTTGAtgactgctgactgatcagggtggtggttgtaAGGTTGGAGTGGTTATGGCAATATGTTAAAGAAAGACAATTAAGTTTGCTGCAACAGTTGACTCTTGCTTTAATGAAAGTATCTCTCTAGCATgagatgctgtttgatagcattttacccacagtagaacatctttcaaaattggaatcTATCCTCTCAAAACCTGCCACTGTGTTACCAGCTAAATTTATGTAGTAGtattctaaattctttgttgTCATCTCAACAATGTTTATAACATCTTCACTAGGAGAAAACTCCATCTCAAGAAGtcatttttttgaagtaatacCTCATCTGCttaagttttatcatgagatcaCAGCAATACattcacatcttcaggctccacttctcaTTCTAGTGTAGGCTGTTTTgtttacattgaaaatctgtttagtgtagccaccttcatcagttATCTTCTGGACAACCTGCtgtagcttctacatcagcatttgctgcttcaccttgcacttttaagTTATAGAAATGcattctttccttaaacctcatgagcCAGCCTTTACTgccttcaaacttttcttctgtacTTCCTCACCTAATTGTCTTTCTTTAAGATAATACCGTCCTAGAATGGAGAGAGTTAGGGCCTTACTCTGAATTAGGCTTTGGCTAAAGGCAGTGTTGTTGCTGGTTTGGTCTTCTGTCCAGTCTGCTCAAACTTTGTCCTTATCAGCagtaaggctgtttcacttttttaccatttgtgtgttcactggaagcacttttaattcctttaagaacttttcctttgcattcacagctTGGTTAACTGTTTGGAGCAAGAGGCCTAGCTCTCGGCCTGTCTCCGCTTTCAATGTGCCTTGCTttctaagcttaatcatttctagcttttgatttaaagtgagagacatgggactcttcctttcacttgaacaattagaggccattgtagggttaatAATAGGCCTAATTTCAGTAttattgtgtctcagggaatagggaggccctaggagaggatgggagagagatgggggaatggcaggttggtggagcagtcagaatcCATGCAACATTTATGaattaagtttgccatcttatgTGGGTGCAGTTCTcagtgccccaaaacaattacagtaCTACTATCAAGGACTACCGATTGTgcatggatggataagtagaaaaatgggaacaaaaactaaatgaaaaataggatgggaggggagagatgatttgggtgttcttttttactttttttttttattcttatttttactttttctggtataaggaaaatgttcaaaaaatagattggggtaatgaaatgcacaactatataatggtactgttaacagttgattgtataccacggatgattgtgtgatatgtgaatacatctcagtaaaactgaatttaaaaagcaaatttaaaaaagtattacCGTATTAATACATTTTGTacacaataattaaaacaaaatataaaaagaaataaaatcacaagtaaaataaaatcacaggtcaccataacagatataatattaataatgaaaaaggttgaaatattgtgagaattaacaGAATGTGacagacatgaagtgagcacttGTTGGAAAAATGAtgccaatagacttgcttgatgcagacttgccacaaaccttcaatttgttaaaaataaatgcatttatctgcaaagcacaataaaacaagttGTAGTTGAATTCCTTTTAGCTTTTTGAGGTATCCAAGACctgagcttttttaaaaaaaatcagtaaatagaGGCAGATTGCAGTCAAATTCAGATATATAACTAAAGCGAACGTGTGTTCCTATTTAATTAGGGTCTGTTACTTTCCttggaattaaaagaaatatttttgaagacaGATAAACTTAACGGTGTTACTCTTCTCTAGTTGGTCTTTGGAGTGTTTGCTCCTTTCCACTATGTCCATTTAAACAGTTGGTGGGATCAGGATGGTAATGATAGGAGTTAAGAGTTatcaaacactttttaaaataccatagATACTGATCAGTGATTTATATACATTATGTCACATTTAGTCCTCATGGTAACCATGAGGAATGCACTTTCTGTtttccagggattttttttttaagccacattACTTCATGACTTGTACATTAGAAGTAGAACAGTTGACAGCTTTTGGTAGCATTTCTTTTGGGTCTTTTACTTAatgtatgtgttttgttttttagttttttattgaatttgtaggcagtatataaatttaaaatgctagATAGTCatgtccttttaaatttttttgtttccttttattataatctaaatttttctttttgatatgggCAAGTAAGGTAATACCTCATATTGCAGAGAAAACTGAATGCATAATATTCTACAAAATGATTTAAGTTTACTATACATCTTTGCTAATTAACATCTTTTCTTCACACCCTCAGATTATCTGTGTGATATGTTTAAGTCCTCTCCCACCCCACCATACATTCATATTTGCTCTTCATTCTTCTAGGTACCTTCCTCCTCATTATGTCTCTCTTaatttatctagtgttttttgtTGGGATTATTTATAGGAATTATTACTTTAGGAGGTAGAATGAACTATTTTGTGTGTGATGTTTAGTGGCATAGTAACAGAAAGCaagcttttcttttacttgcagtCATTTGGAATCGATTTATCTGGTTTATTATTATGTATCCTTTTAAAGAGCCAGCTCATGTTGTGTCTCAGATTTATGTTTGTTTCCCCCAGAACACTTTATTCTGTCTCCATGAACCATGCACATAATATTACAAGcttttattataattgtaatTACATATCTATCTGTTCTTGAGCAAGTATGGGTATTTCTAGCTTACAGTTAGCTCTCATTTAGGGAAAAGATTAAAAACTACAAACTTTGTAAAAAGATCCTTTGATGGGGTTGTCAAGAAAATGATCATATTAATGTTTTCAGTGGATACTTGTATTTGCAAGtaatgtttgattttattttatcttgtcTATGTGAGGAAAGGGGAAGTATTATATGACATTGTAGTGCCATCTGTTGGACACCTggtaaaataactttaaaagtcTCTAAGAATGCAGACTCATTTTATCACAGGCTATTATTGTTGGTATTGCTGTATAAACAGATGCTTTTACCCCCTTAAAGCGGTCTTAATATTCACCAACATAGACAGTAATAATTGGCCAGCATTTACTTACTAACCTTTGTAAAGAAAATTAGGCAAAACATTTAGTATAAACATCATAAAATGGGGTGTTCAACCATACTGATCTGTTAAAGctaattttaatttaagaaaaaatattgaaagaatttCAGTTGGAGGAAAACGCCTAACTAGACAATATCTGTTTAAATGTTTGTACTGATTAAATACCTGAACACTTGGTGCTATTTCATTTATGTTTGAATAATGTATAAGTTCTGTGTTTTAATTATAGATACCTAATGAAGGAATATCATAGGTTGGTGTTTGTTtcaagtttggagaagagtgaacTAGAAGAGAGGCCGAGGTGTAGGCACACCACAGATATTCTAAAATTCATGATGGCATTACATTTCAGATGCATGATACCTGGGCCCTTATGAAGGTTTCAGTCAGTTATAAGAAAAGACAGTTTTAAGAAACTGATGTTGTTTATTGTATATGAAGCTTGAGGAAATGcttctaaaacatttttaaatgcagcTATAGTTTTGGGTATTAGCCATAGATTTTCAATTATATGTTGTTTTTATAACAGTGAATCACACAGTTGTATAAACTTAAACTTAGTGTTTTCATTATTAGTTAATGTTGGTGGTGAtgtgctttgtttttctcttttccattttaaagttCTTGGTTTTGAACAGTATACTTCACTCTGACTAGAttttcaaaaacaaggaaaagtgtTTTTTCTCAGAAACTTGAAGGAATTTCCTGTAACAGTTGATGAATGAACATCAGAGAGGTTCTgtatttctagcttcttcagaaTATTTGTGATGTCAAACATTTTATCTTATATAGTTCATGCTAATCTTTTGACAGTACAGTATTTTCTCAGTTGAAGGTTCAGATGCTAATTGAGAAAAGATAGATGCTTGGCCTCTGAAATAATAAAGCATTTGTTTTCATATGAATATTTATGCAGTTTTGTATTTGCTATGATCAAGTGAAAATTTGGTTGTGGTGGAAGTGTTTGATAACAAAAATAAGGTACTTACTAAATACTGAGTGTCCTTATATGTATTTAAAGTTTGATGAAacatttaggttgtatatagAATAGTAATTATAAAACAGAACTTTATTTGAAATACTTTTCATGGAATCATTTGTCTTATTCTATCCAATAACAAAATCATCATATCATTTGTAGTTTTATTCAAAACACTAAAGAAACCTTTATAGCCAGAACACTTGAGGAAGAGTTTCTATATTTAAATAAACTCTAACTTGATAATTTTTGCATTGTCTCTCCTACATACTTTTAAAGAAGCCAGGTGTGCTTCACTGTCTCACCTTTGCTTTTTCTATGTCATCCGTTTTCCTGTTGTAGCATTTTCTTCTGTGGATCAATACACTGTGACTAGATAAAGCTttaaatagcaagaataatattTCTAATTCTCTTGATTATTTATGACCTCAAACTGTAAAATTAAACTCTTTTGCAGTATCCCTTTTACTATTCAGCGACTGTGTGAATTGCTAACAGATCCAAGGAGAAACTATACAGGAACAGACAAATTTCTCAGAGGAGTCGaaaaggtatttattttattattggaaTTATATTACATTAGCGTCTAATAGAGTTTGTGTAAGATGTGTTTCGGAGTTCTTTTCTTCAGATAGGTTTCCCAAGCCTACCTGAAGTTTTCCAAGTTGTGTTCTATCCTTCAGAGAGACTTAATAGAAGGGGCAGAGGAGGACTTGCATCAATTAAATTTGAGGAAAGCAACATATTATTGTCTCTTGGAAATTCACAGTACACCATCAACATGTTAAAGAAGTTCTACATAGACTTCGTAGTTATTTGCCTATGAAATTCATTTTCTTAGTTCTGAAGCTCAGATATATGTAACTTTGGAAAATCACTGGTACAAAGTATTTAAATTAGGTATTAAGTGGGCGGATTTAGATCATATTTAAGACGGGTAACAGTAGGTTTTTTGTGGTCAAAGGTGAGTAGCTAAAGGGGAGAATATGTCAGTAATAAGAGAAGGGCTTTTGGACAAAAGAAACAACCTGACAAAGTCATTGAAGTGTTTGAGGGAATGAAAAGTAAACAGTTGACTTGTCAGGAATGAAGAACGAATGAAGGAGCCCTGTGGGAACCAAGATCGGGCCAGTAGGTTGTTAATTCCCTCCGCTGATGATTGATTCTAAAACATAGTCCAGTGTTCATTTTAAGGTTCTGCTTCACATTCAGTGTTTTTTATCCTTGGAGTAGGGATCCAAAACTGTTACTTAGGAATATGCAGTATATATCTTAAGGTCTTCATTggattaatatattttcattggaTTAATATGTTTTGTTGAACATCATGCTCTCAGTTGAATAGGTTCCCAAAGGTCAggaaatttttagtaatgatTCCCACATTTTGACAATCTTTGAATGGGAAAACAAGTGTGTCATTGTACTCATACCCAGGCTCTGCATTGAAACCAACACTACAGGGCTTCATAGTTGTGTGACATTGGGTAGGTTATTTAacctaagtctcagtttcctcatctgtaaaaagtaGATAATTATAGGGCTGAGGGGAGGATTAAATGTGTAAACCACTTACTCTGGCTCATAGTAAAATTTCAACATTATTTGACTATTATTAAAGTcattttttgccagtgttttgctACATAAAGGTTTGCATTGCTTTCCTTCAGGTTTCTGATGCTACACTTCAAGTTCTGGATTGGGTACTGCTTTATAAGGAAAATCATTGTAATTAGGTTTTCTTGGCATAAGTACTTCAATCTCTAACCATCTTTAGATGATTCTATATAAAATAAGAGAGGATGGTTCCACTATATTATATGTAGTACCTAATGCCTGGGCTCCAGAGTAACTAGAttaggcttaaaaaaaaagaatagtgacAAAAAAAGTGGTTTCATAAGATACTATATTTTGGTCTTTTGTTAattgttttagttattttgttgtttggtcaagaaatttccatttttaactgtttgttttctttaattagtaaaattcaaataaatggaaacttAGCAGAGTgattttgagaaattaaaaacaatttaacaCTTTATGTTAAAGTGTTTTTCCTCATATTAAAtccccaattttttaaattccagaatGTGATGGTTGTTAGCTGTGTTTATCCTTCTTCAGAGTAAGTATTacagagatttttctgtttctaataaattatttaaaacatagattacatttattttatatgtaattaAGCATAATAACATTTATAAGTACTAATGATTCTAACACCCATTCTTCAAAGTACACTATTACCAGTAACATTACCTGTaagtttctctaataaagaaatttgGATTAAAGAGATTGGCAATTTACTGTAATTCTCATGTTGTTGGGTTTATGTACTTACTGTCATGGCACTCAGAGCCCTGGAATCCCATCCTGGATACCTTTCCAGGGCATCTCTTGGGCACATGACTCCTAGCTTTGGAATAGCTTCTTGATGGCGTTCCTCTTCTTGATGGAAAAGCACTTCCATTAGTCAACATTAATGTAACAAATTAAGAATTCAGTTTAGGGTAGGGTTCCTCAACCTTGGCTCTTATTAACATTATGAACCCGATAATTCTTTATTGAGGGAACtgacctgtgcattgtaggatgtttagcagcatccctggcctctagaAGTCAGCAcacctcccatccccacccccaatttgTGACAACGAAAAATGTCTTCTGGTATTGCCAGATTTCCCTGAGGGCAGGTGGGGAGGTTGCCCCTATTGAGAACTACTGGTTTAAGGTTAGACTTCAGATTTCACAGAGTAAAAGAGTAACAACAGTTAAGTTTGATTTTAGTACTCTTCCCAAAATACACATGTATTGTTAAATAAGAGAGTGAAGTGAGATAATCCCATAATATGATGTGTTTTTTTAGCAGAGAAACtattaaaaatgtgtatatgacaaaaaggaaatgtttttgtttatgAAAGTTATCAAGAGTCATCTTCCATTTACCTTtagtgaaatgttttttattttggtaaagaACATGACGTATTGTGGAAAAAATTTATGAAGTGCAAAACAAATTATACTGACttgtaacagattttttttttaatgctcataGTGTATGTCTGAGTTATTTCTCACAGAAATCCAATTGTTCTGTGAAAATGTGATCTTAAAAAAGATACTTTTAGACCCATGATTCTTAACAATGTTAGAGAATTCAAAACATATATGTGCCCTTTTtttgaaacaggaaaaacaattcTAGCAGTTTGAATCGAATGAATGGTGTTATGTTTCCTGGAAATTCACCAAGTTATACTGAGAGGTaagattattgatttttaatatctaaagagttcatattttcttaattttggttAGCAAgttctctctctatataaatatatctccTAGCCCCCTGTCCTCCCAATGGTGGTGGGGGGGGTATGGGGAATTAGAATGTGTTTTATATAGGATCTGCTGAACAGAATTAGTTAATTTGGTGcccataaaactgaaaaaatcaaaattatggcATATATTTCTGTGGCAGGTTCATGTAAGCATACCTTGGTGGGGTGGACTTTTTACTAAAACAGATGTTCGTTTTTCTTATCATAGGTCTAATATTAATGGGCCTGGGACACCCAGGCCACTTAATCGACCAAAGGTTTCTTTGTCAGCTCCAATGACAACAAATGGCTTACCGGAGAGCACAGATAGCAAAGAGTCAAACTTACagcaaaatgaggacaaaaatcacaggtttgtatgtgttttatatttaaaagcaacataagttttctttaaaagttaaaatttttaatggtTTTCAGCACTCGTTATTTACTGTTTACAGTTTACTATTTCTCTGGGGGACAGAACAAGGTTTTCCCTTTGCAGCTTCAGCACATGCTTGAGTTTGAGCATAGACGACTTACAACTGCTAATTGGGAGATCCTGTGTAGTATGTAGGGTCTTAAGAATTTAGAGTAGTcatgatacattttatttcttagtgtttttgaaaattaattgaaaagagataaaggatctCTGTTAATGAATTGAAAATTTGTGAATAGTGATCTCATGGTAGATCATAAAAGAAATCCTTTTATCTATATCTGGTCCCAAATTTTCTATATCACATTAAAGGAAAGAAGACCCAGTGAACCAAGGGGATTTAGAAAGTATGTCCATACGAAGACTTGTAGTTTTATTATAGGAGGACAGTTAACTTACTGGAGAATTGAACAGAAAGATCTTCTAAATTGTTGACTAGTTCCTAATGGAGAAATATTTATGCAATGCATTGGTTCCCTTGAAATTACTctcttgtgtttttcatttcccaGATTTTATAATTTAACATTGACATTGAGTGAAAAtttgagcttaaaaaaaaatgagaatgtaaaagatgaggaaaataatCTTATTAATGAcgcttttaaaaaacatttacagTGACTCCCTGACATCTGGATCAGAAAGTTCCTCAGTGAGCCctataaaaaacaaacatccaGATGAAGATGCTGTGGAAGCTGAAGGGCATGAGGTAAAAAGACTCCGATTTGACAAAGAAGGTGAAGTCAGAGAGACCGCCAGTCAAACAACTTCCAGTGAAATTTCTTCAGTTACggtagaagaaacagaagcatcAGCTTCATCTCaggataaagacaaagaaagtagTTGTTCCAGGCAGCACTGTACAGAAGAGGATGAAGAAGaggatgaagaggaagaagaaggtaTTTAGAGACCATCTGTAAAAGGGTGGAGTAAGGAGATCCTCAAATTCTTGTACTTCATTTTTTGCGTGAAAGAATGTAACGTAATGGAACTCCTTTTAATGCTGATGTTGGGCTTTTCTCCTACCTGTATATAGTTGCTGCTGAGTTTCAGGGGATATGCTTTGAACTGTAGAATATCAGAGTTCATGAAACTTAACTGTGgaagt from Choloepus didactylus isolate mChoDid1 chromosome 1, mChoDid1.pri, whole genome shotgun sequence harbors:
- the PPP4R2 gene encoding serine/threonine-protein phosphatase 4 regulatory subunit 2; amino-acid sequence: MDVERLQEALKDFEKRGKKEVCPVLDQFLCHVAKTGETMIQWSQFKGYFIFKLEKVMDDFRTSAPEPRGPPNPNVEYIPFDEMKERILKIVTGFNGIPFTIQRLCELLTDPRRNYTGTDKFLRGVEKNVMVVSCVYPSSEKNNSSSLNRMNGVMFPGNSPSYTERSNINGPGTPRPLNRPKVSLSAPMTTNGLPESTDSKESNLQQNEDKNHSDSLTSGSESSSVSPIKNKHPDEDAVEAEGHEVKRLRFDKEGEVRETASQTTSSEISSVTVEETEASASSQDKDKESSCSRQHCTEEDEEEDEEEEEESFMTSREMVPERKNQEKESGDALTVNEDTSEENNQMEESGLSQAEKDLHSEGSENTGSVSSGSDCHETEELVGSSSSKKGEILSESFMENDDESTEVTDEPMEQD